In a genomic window of uncultured Flavobacterium sp.:
- a CDS encoding tRNA-binding protein, with the protein MDLTWSEFERTDMRVGTIIEVNDFPEARKPAYQLTIDFGTEIGIRKSSAQITTHYKKEDLLNRQIISVVNFPKKQIGKFMSECLVLGAIGKEGDVILLAPDFKIENGLRIG; encoded by the coding sequence ATGGATTTAACCTGGAGCGAATTTGAAAGAACCGATATGCGTGTCGGAACCATTATTGAAGTAAATGATTTTCCCGAAGCAAGAAAACCGGCTTATCAGCTTACAATTGATTTTGGTACCGAAATTGGAATCAGGAAATCATCAGCACAAATAACAACACATTACAAAAAAGAAGATTTATTGAACCGCCAAATTATATCGGTCGTAAATTTTCCTAAAAAACAAATCGGAAAATTCATGAGCGAATGTCTGGTTCTTGGCGCAATAGGCAAGGAGGGAGACGTAATTTTATTAGCGCCTGATTTTAAAATAGAAAATGGACTTAGGATTGGGTAA
- a CDS encoding YIP1 family protein, whose translation MIEDNNYQQEATVTPKNILTKIWFSPKETFGFINDYKYNKNIILFLTLSGIVRSFDKAISKNVGDNLSFWTIIFFGVISGILFGWLVNYIYAFLISWTGKWFNGVGDTQSILRVIAYSSLPIIASLFILFLRILIYGNAIFESSFSDLYNGLFDTILYWTFYFIDLILIIWTVVLIVIGTSVVQKISTGKAILNLILPALLFLFSALIIFFVFDLLLN comes from the coding sequence ATGATTGAGGACAATAATTACCAACAAGAAGCTACCGTTACACCAAAAAACATTTTAACAAAAATATGGTTTTCTCCTAAAGAAACATTTGGATTTATAAATGACTATAAATACAACAAGAACATTATTTTGTTTTTAACTCTTTCAGGAATAGTAAGATCATTTGATAAGGCGATTTCCAAAAATGTTGGTGATAATTTATCCTTTTGGACCATCATTTTTTTTGGCGTAATAAGCGGTATACTCTTTGGCTGGCTAGTTAATTATATTTACGCTTTTTTAATTAGTTGGACAGGAAAATGGTTTAATGGCGTTGGAGACACTCAATCTATTTTAAGAGTGATCGCTTATTCAAGTTTACCAATAATTGCTTCGTTATTTATACTTTTCCTTCGGATTTTGATTTACGGAAATGCAATCTTTGAATCAAGTTTTTCAGATCTTTATAACGGATTATTTGATACCATTCTTTATTGGACTTTCTACTTTATTGATTTAATTTTAATCATCTGGACAGTTGTACTAATTGTTATTGGAACTTCTGTTGTGCAAAAAATTTCAACAGGTAAAGCAATTTTAAACTTAATACTACCTGCATTATTATTTCTATTCAGTGCTTTAATCATCTTTTTTGTTTTCGATCTATTACTTAATTAA
- a CDS encoding alpha/beta hydrolase: MENTLINTNLSLRDSDFDLQQLNTDKYIETDKNVKLYVKDYGKGKPVILIHGWPLSNEMWEYQIDFLVQNNYRVIAYDRRGFGKSSQPYEGYDYDTLTDDLKEIIEQLQLENVTLVGFSMGGGEVVRYFSRYGGKGVTKAALISSIVPFLLKTDDNPEGRPKEKSEATAVSINEDRIGFLDNFGKIFFGVNIINKPLSTPLLEHYRNLCAVASPRATLQCAESLNYTDFRDELQTIKVPTLIIHGTDDKNVPIEVSSEKTAKAIKNNTFIVYEGAPHGLFYTEKDKLNKDLLEFLNS; this comes from the coding sequence ATGGAAAATACTCTCATAAACACCAACCTTTCTCTTAGAGATTCTGATTTTGATCTTCAGCAATTAAATACCGATAAATATATTGAAACTGATAAAAACGTAAAGCTATACGTTAAAGATTACGGAAAGGGAAAACCAGTAATTTTGATTCATGGCTGGCCGCTTTCGAACGAAATGTGGGAATATCAAATTGATTTTCTGGTTCAGAATAATTATCGTGTAATTGCTTATGATCGCCGCGGATTTGGTAAATCGTCACAACCTTATGAAGGATATGATTATGATACTTTGACAGATGATTTAAAAGAAATTATTGAGCAGCTTCAATTAGAAAATGTAACTCTGGTTGGATTCTCAATGGGCGGTGGCGAAGTTGTACGTTACTTTAGCCGTTATGGCGGAAAAGGCGTTACAAAAGCAGCGTTAATTTCTTCTATAGTTCCATTTTTATTAAAAACTGATGATAACCCTGAAGGTCGTCCAAAAGAGAAAAGTGAAGCAACAGCCGTGTCTATAAATGAAGACCGAATTGGCTTTTTGGATAATTTTGGCAAAATATTCTTTGGCGTCAATATTATCAATAAACCTTTAAGTACGCCCTTGTTAGAACATTACCGAAATTTATGTGCAGTAGCATCGCCAAGAGCAACATTGCAATGTGCAGAATCTTTAAACTATACCGACTTTAGAGACGAGCTTCAAACGATCAAAGTTCCAACATTAATAATTCACGGAACAGATGATAAAAATGTCCCTATTGAAGTTAGTTCAGAAAAAACAGCCAAAGCAATAAAAAACAATACTTTCATTGTTTACGAAGGCGCTCCACACGGTTTGTTCTATACTGAAAAAGACAAATTAAATAAAGACTTACTTGAATTTTTGAATTCGTAA